From a region of the Primulina eburnea isolate SZY01 chromosome 7, ASM2296580v1, whole genome shotgun sequence genome:
- the LOC140836308 gene encoding uncharacterized protein, with protein sequence MRLSYLHSFQIRRIPRSISMASVSNSNGKKLIKIDVSADTVCPWCFVGKKNLDKAIDLSNDSYNFEIKWHPFLLMPSAPKEGVNKKEFYRNKFGSRAEQIEARMSEIFKGLGMDYDMSGLTGNSFDSHRLLYFAGQQGHDKQHKLAEELSSGYFTQGKYIGDKNFLVESAKKVGVEGAAEFLEDPNNGVKEVNEDLKRYSSHISGVPHFVINDKHQLSGGQPPEAFLKVFQVAAKESS encoded by the exons ATGCGTTTGAGCTACCTCCATAGTTTCCAAATTCGTCGGATTCCCAG ATCAATCTCCATGGCCTCGGTTAGCAATAGCAACGGGAAGAAACTTATTAAAATTGATGTTAGCGCCGATACTGTGTGCCCATGGTGCTTTGTGGGGAAAAAGAATCTTGACAAAGCTATAGATTTATCCAATGATAGCTACAATTTTGAG ATCAAGTGGCATCCCTTCTTACTTATGCCATCTGCACCCAAGGAAGGCGTCAATAAGAAGGAATTTTACCGCAATAAGTTTGGGTCTCGAGCTGAACAGATTGAAGCTCGGATGTCGGAG ATTTTCAAGGGGCTTGGGATGGACTATGACATGTCTGGACTTAC AGGAAATTCTTTCGACAGCCATAGGCTACTGTATTTTGCCGGACAACAAGGGCATGATAAACAACATAAACTCGCAGAGGAACTGAGCAGTGGCTATTTCACACAGGGAAAGTACATCGGCGACAA GAACTTTCTTGTAGAGTCTGCTAAAAAGGTTGGAGTTGAAGGGGCAGCCGAGTTTCTTGAAGATCCAAACAATGGAGTCAAGGAG GTTAATGAAGATTTGAAGCGCTACTCGTCCCATATAAGTGGTGTTCCACATTTTGTT ATAAACGACAAGCACCAGTTGAGTGGCGGCCAGCCGCCTGAGGCCTTCCTCAAAGTATTTCAAGTGGCTGCAAAGGAGAGCTCCTAG